The Mytilus galloprovincialis chromosome 4, xbMytGall1.hap1.1, whole genome shotgun sequence genome contains a region encoding:
- the LOC143073807 gene encoding uncharacterized protein LOC143073807 translates to MWSECEASKSSTWKELNAVRNILLSMINVLKDKRIKWFSDNQNVVTIVEKGSMKPELQDIAMCIFENCLIHNISIDVVWVPRTLNEKADFISRVIDYDDWGIDEQLFMYVDSLWGPHEIDWFANDDNHKLTVFYSRYWTVNSMGIDAFTINWQGANGWFVPPVCLVSKVISYMRQCFAHGTLVLPLWKSASFWPMLCPTGEGFIKEVKGCIDLPTNKKFYTSGQW, encoded by the coding sequence ATGTGGTCCGAATGTGAGGCTTCAAAGAGTTCTACGTGGAAAGAGCTAAATGCTGTTAGAAATATTCTATTATCTATGATTAATGTATTAAAAGATAAACGAATTAAATGGTTCAGTGATAACCAGAATGTAGTAACTATTGTGGAAAAAGGTAGTATGAAACCTGAGTTACAGGATATTGCTATGTGCATTTTTGAGAATTGTTTGATACATAATATATCTATCGATGTAGTTTGGGTTCCTAGAACCTTGAATGAGAAAGCGGATTTCATCAGTCGTGTTATTGATTATGACGATTGGGGTATTGACGAACAGTTATTTATGTATGTAGATTCCCTATGGGGACCTCATGAGATAGACTGGTTTGCAAATGATGACAATCATAAGTTAACGGTATTTTATTCCCGTTATTGGACGGTGAACTCGATGGGTATCGATGCATTCACTATTAACTGGCAAGGTGCCAATGGTTGGTTTGTACCACCTGTATGTTTAGTGTCTAAAGTTATAAGTTACATGAGGCAATGTTTTGCTCATGGGACACTTGTTTTACCTTTATGGAAGTCGGCAAGCTTTTGGCCGATGCTATGTCCTACGGGTGAAGGGTTCATTAAAGAGGTGAAAGGCTGTATAGATTTACCTACTAACAAGAAATTCTATACTTCTGGACAGTGGTAA
- the LOC143073808 gene encoding uncharacterized protein LOC143073808, which yields MQFITNNSFCFQFDIVSAYHHVNILMPHTEYLGFSWRHENTDKWYKFLVLPFGLSSACYIFTKITRPLIKKWRGEGKQVLMYLDDGLGTHTDEETCKTMSNQVRQDLIQSGFVPKNEKSKWSPMKLLVFLGYSIDTNRGTITIPNERVQKVLKTIADVEYYVSKHGKVHARLVASLVGQIVSMSYVIGNVAYIMSKHLNIDILNL from the exons ATGCAGTTTATCACAAACAATTCTTTTTGTTTCCAGTTTGATATTGTGTCGGCATATCACCATGTTAATATTTTAATGCCACATACAGAATATTTAGGGTTTTCCTGGAGGCATGAAAACACCGATAAATGGTATAAGTTTTTGGTTCTCCCGTTTGGACTTTCGTCAGCATGTTATATATTTACTAAGATCACAAGACCACTTATAAAAAAGTGGAGGGGTGAAGGTAAACAAGTTTTAATGTACCTAGATGATGGTTTAGGCACTCATACGGACGAAGAAACTTGCAAAACTATGTCCAATCAAGTGAGACAAGATTTAATTCAGAGTGGATTTGttcctaaaaatgaaaaatctaaatGGTCACCTATGAAACTTTTGGTATTTTTGGGTTATTCAATTGACACAAACCGTGGCACTATAACCATTCCGAACGAAAGAGTTCAAAAGGTTTTAAAAACTATTGCTGACGTTGAATATTATGTATCTAAACATGGCAAAGTCCATGCACGATTGGTTGCTTCTTTAGTGGGACAAATAGTGTCCATGTCATACGTCATTGGTAACGTTGCTTATATCATGTCTAAACATTTAAACATTGATATTTTAA atttatga